A single window of Venturia canescens isolate UGA chromosome 3, ASM1945775v1, whole genome shotgun sequence DNA harbors:
- the LOC122407659 gene encoding neprilysin-2-like, translated as MWQNNSRIQWNTTDFSRTVVSSYLFEFRTSRDITNITNWVYELEILDPQIPWSYLNDGTINKKVEAYRAYIFQILYYLDVDDVLEEAEIEDIFLFDLELAKIVFQKNENFDMNRHYTRMSVGQLEIKYPELHLKEMLNEDDDKIVQMSIDADVLLKLEEWKLKKSKRALANWVQWRCTVNKINELDSYVTHSTKMFLYTLYNGEIKKDKWRSCVQKVRETHPFLLDVLYYGQYLSDSLVKDTTEMFTNVRDQFIGFLEKAEWMGNGTKEQALEKIRKIKHNLGAHEMYMLDRKSNTSYEDFRFAYGLLAKNRANITKITMHLSESTNDSDESRPTDNFLLQDATYFELYLSMVFGATVYTDPYYNIDHPKALNYGALGYVLGHELAHSLDDHNRHVDINGNLNPWWDSQSNETFVERIKCLVERYKESGIEELGLDLNSFASRNDDIADHVGVTAAYFAYDKWRKENEPEKKLPGLDYSPRQLFWIAHANSHCSKYQRKLFRDLYLLAEHSPPKLRVNVPLSNMPEFSRDFKCSSYSKMNNVKKCSVW; from the exons ATGTGGCAGAACAATTCAAGAATTCAATGGAATACGACGGATTTCAGTCGTACCGTTGTCAGTTCATACTTGTTCGAATTCAGGACAAGCAGAGACATTACAAACATAACCAATTGGGTTTACGAG CTGGAGATTTTGGATCCGCAAATTCCCTGGAGCTATCTCAACGATGgcacaataaataaaaaagttgaagcTTATAGAGCTTAcatatttcaaattttgtattATCTCGACGTCGACGATGTTTTGGAGGAGGCTGAAAtcgaagacatttttttgttcgatttGGAATTGGCTAAG ATCGTATTTCAGAAGAACGAGAATTTCGACATGAATCGTCACTACACCAGGATGAGCGTAGGGcaactcgaaataaaatatccgGAATTACACTTGAAAGAAATGTTAAATGAAGACGATGATAAAATAGTCCAAATGAGCATAGACGCGGACGTTTTGCTCAAGCTGGAAGAATGGAagctgaaaaaatcgaaaagagCTTTGGCTAATTGGGTCCAATGGCGATGCACAGTAAACAAAATCAACGAATTAGATTCATACGTCACTCATAGCACGAAAATGTTTCTTTACACTCTTTACAACggtgagataaaaaaagataAGTGGAGGAGCTGCGTTCAAAAAGTTCGCGAGACTCATCCGTTCTTGCTGGACGTCTTATACTATGGGCAATATCTGAGTGACAGTCTTGTAAAAGATACGACAGAGATGTTCACCAACGTCAGAGACCAATTCATCGGGTTCTTAGAAAAG GCTGAATGGATGGGGAATGGCACCAAAGAACAGGCTCTTgaaaaaatcaggaaaataaaACACAATCTTGGTGCTCACGAAATGTATATGCTCGACAGAAAATCAAATACGTCTTATGAAGACTTTCGATTCGCATACGGTTTATTAGCAAAAAATAGAgcaaatataacgaaaattaCAATGCATTTGAGTGAGTCGACAAACGACAGCGACGAGAGCAGGCCAACAGACAATTTCTTGCTACAAGATGCCACATATTTTGAGCTCTACTTATCAATGG TTTTTGGTGCCACCGTCTATACCGATCCTTACTACAATATCGATCACCCAAAAGCTCTGAATTACGGAGCTCTCGGGTATGTGTTGGGTCACGAATTGGCGCACAGTCTCGATGACCATAACAGGCACGTGGACATAAATGGTAACCTTAATCCGTGGTGGGATTCACAGAGTAATGAGACGTTTGTTGAACGCATTAAGTGCCTCGTCGAACGGTACAAAGAATCCGGGATTGAGGAGCTTGGTCTTGAT CTGAATAGTTTCGCATCTCGGAATGACGACATTGCGGATCACGTCGGTGTCACAGCAGCATACTTCGCGTATGACAAATGGAGGAAAGAAAACGAGCCTGAGAAAAAATTGCCTGGGCTCGATTATTCACCGAGGCAATTGTTTTGGATCGCTCATGCCAACAGCCACTGTTCGAAATACCAACGAAAATTATTCAGAGATTTGTATCTTTTGGCCGAACACTCCCCACCGAAACTTCGAGTCAACGTGCCCCTGTCAAATATGCCAGAATTTTCACGAGATTTCAAATGCAGTTCTTATTCTAAAATgaataatgtgaaaaaatgtagCGTATGGTGA